The genomic DNA CGCATCGGCCTCGTGGTTGCCGAGTCCGCAGGAGGGGCAGACGCGGGCGTTCGCGACCAACCGCGTGGCGGTGGCGATCTCGACGCTGACGATGCCCGTCGGCACGGCGATGATCCCGTACCCCATGATCATCACCATCGCGGCGAGCAACTGGCCGAAGGGCGAGGCGGGGGTGATGTCCCCGTAGCCCACCGTGGTGAGCGTCACGATCGCCCAGTACATGCTGCGCGGGATGCTCGTGAAGCCCGCCTCCGGCCCTTCGATGAGGTACAGCAGCGACGCCACCACGACCGAGATGGTCAGCACCGTGAAGAGGAACACCGCGATCTTGTGGCGGCTGGCGCGCAGCGCCTGCGTCAGGATGTTCGCTTCACCGACGAAGTGCGCCAGCTTGAGAACCCGGAAGACGCGCAGAACGCGCAGGATGCGGATGGACAGGAGGTAGCGCCCGGCGGGGAAAAGCAGGCCCAGGTATGTGGGCAGAATGGCGAACAGGTCGATCAGGCCCAGGAAGCTGCCGGCGTATCGACTCCGGCTCTTCACGGCGAGAAGCCGGAGTACGTACTCGACCGTGAACAGGCCGGTGAATCCCCATTCGGCGAGCTGGAGCGTGCGGCCGTGCTCCTCGGCGATCCCCTGCACGCTGTCCAGCATGATCACCACGACGCTGGCCAGGATCGCCAGGATGAGCACGACGTCGAAGGCTTTGCCCGCGGGGGTGTCGTGCTCGAAGATGATCTCGAACGCGCGCGCTCTCCACGGCGAGTCCGGGTACGGCTCGTAGCCGCTGGTGCGCCCGCTAGGGTACGAATCCACTGTTCTCATCACCTCGGCGTCGCCTCCCGCCACTCGCCGTAGGCGCGCTCGACGCACGCCAGGTAGCTGCCGCAGCCGGGATTCCAGCCGATCTCGGCGGCGCGTTCGGTCACCATGACCTGATCCATCGTGAGGGCGTCCGCCACCGCTGCGAGCGAAGCTCGCCCCTGCTCCAGCGTCAGGTGCCGCACGCGGCCCTCCGCACCGGCCGCGACGCTGGCCGCGGTGGCGGCGTCGAGCGCGCGCACTGGCGCGTTGTCAACGCCGTGCACTACGCCGGTCGTCTCCGACTCCACCAGGGCTACGTAGAGCGCGCCGAGATCCGCCAGCTCCACGAACGACCAGTGGTTGGCGCCGTCTCCGACCAGGGGCACGGCGCCGTGCAACTCCGCGCCTCGGTACCAGTCCGCGGTGAGGGAACCCGCCCCACCGTAGACCAGACCGGGGCGCAGGACCACCGTGGTGGCGTTCGCGCCCGAGCCGGCCAGGACGGCGCGCTCGTGGGCCGGGCGCCAGCGCACCAGCGCCGCCGCGCCGTCCGTGCTCGCGTCCTCGGCGGCGGGTAGGCCGCCGGTATCGCCCAGGACCCAGCAGCCGGACGTGTACACGAATCGGCGAGCGGCGGCGCCCGCGTGGAGGGCCGCCAGAAAGGTG from Gemmatimonadota bacterium includes the following:
- a CDS encoding ion transporter, encoding MDSYPSGRTSGYEPYPDSPWRARAFEIIFEHDTPAGKAFDVVLILAILASVVVIMLDSVQGIAEEHGRTLQLAEWGFTGLFTVEYVLRLLAVKSRSRYAGSFLGLIDLFAILPTYLGLLFPAGRYLLSIRILRVLRVFRVLKLAHFVGEANILTQALRASRHKIAVFLFTVLTISVVVASLLYLIEGPEAGFTSIPRSMYWAIVTLTTVGYGDITPASPFGQLLAAMVMIMGYGIIAVPTGIVSVEIATATRLVANARVCPSCGLGNHEADARHCRRCGGSLSDEHDTETGQADLDAPPTPERGDRPPGAG
- a CDS encoding NAD-dependent epimerase/dehydratase family protein, with the translated sequence MRVFLTGATGFIGGAVAKALLRAGHEVTALLRSPHKRGGLEALGARVRQGDIGVSGTYAAEAARHDVVVHVAMADGADKAIADRVAVDTFLAALHAGAAARRFVYTSGCWVLGDTGGLPAAEDASTDGAAALVRWRPAHERAVLAGSGANATTVVLRPGLVYGGAGSLTADWYRGAELHGAVPLVGDGANHWSFVELADLGALYVALVESETTGVVHGVDNAPVRALDAATAASVAAGAEGRVRHLTLEQGRASLAAVADALTMDQVMVTERAAEIGWNPGCGSYLACVERAYGEWREATPR